A single window of Aphidius gifuensis isolate YNYX2018 linkage group LG1, ASM1490517v1, whole genome shotgun sequence DNA harbors:
- the LOC122860193 gene encoding transcription factor IIIA-like isoform X1, with protein MGHSESQNPDPSFEDGKSDKSMETNSDKSYRTTRSDRKRKLNDKKNEPTTKKQKNDNEVCHKPFKCTIEDCDKSYGQSKSLKRHIMLKHSDYEKDLMDDNETIASSFDGTSVSSDINAIKKHKCTYDGCQAAFRRPSRLVWHIRQHTGERPFQCTFENCDKAYATGSHLKRHQQTHENLEKCIVCTDCPSTFKSLQNLKKHYSRVHDKESRKLCCNICEMRFRKKYKLDEHIAAHNGIYHECNKCGKHFKTLYFLNKHIACAHAKKTYKCPYEECGEIFDTWNARTVHKIDCSYAPRYPCTECTKVFKINSVLKKHMISHEEKDMVYPCPIDNCSKYYKERRNLNVHMANKHLEPKKYTCDYCNVVVTCKSSIRRHITSLHMSDRPSTSTATTSTDNNNNKKKRRDVGGVKKSVVGKLIGLELPRGVQKELLDRMTDISIEDKLFEPPS; from the exons ataaaaaaaatgaaccaacaacaaaaaaacaaaaaaatgataatgaggtttgtcat AAACCATTCAAGTGTACCATTGAAGATTGTGATAAATCATATGGTCAATCAAAATCATTGAAAAGACACATAATGCTAAAACACAGTGACTATGAAAAAGATTTAATGGATGACAATGAAACAATTGCAAGTAGTTTTGATGGTACATCAGTATCAAGTGACATTaatgcaattaaaaaacataaatgtaCTTATGATGGTTGTCAAGCTGCATTTAGAAGACCATCAAGACTTGTTTGGCATATTCGACAACATACTGGAGAG CGACCTTTTCAATGTACATTTGAAAATTGTGACAAAGCATATGCGACAGGATCGCATCTGAAAAGACATCAACAAACACatgaaaatcttgaaaaatgCATTGT atGCACTGATTGTCCAAGTACATTTAAAAGTcttcaaaatttgaaaaaacattattcTCGTGTACATGATAAAGAATCAAGAAAATTATGTTGTAATATATGTGAAAtgagatttagaaaaaaatataaacttgatGAACATATTGCAGCACACAATGGAATATATCATGAGTGTAATAAATGTGgtaaacattttaaaacactatattttttaaataaacatatagcTTGTGCACATgctaaaaaaacatataaatgtCCATATGAAGAGTGTGGTGAAATATTTGACACATGGAATGCTAGAACAGTTCACAAAATAGATTGTTCATATGCACcaa gATATCCTTGTACAGAATGtacaaaagtatttaaaataaatagtgtTTTAAAAAAGCACATGATATCACATGAGGAAAAGGATATGGTTTATCCTTGTCCAATAGATAATtgttcaaaatattataaggagagaagaaatttaaatgttcACATGGCTAACAAACATTTGgaaccaaaaaaatatacttgtgaTTATTGTAATGTTGTTGTAACatgtaaatcatcaattagACGACACATAACAAGTCTCCACATGTCAGACAggccatcaacatcaacagcaacaacatcaactgataataataataataaaaaaaaacgtagagATGTTGGTGGAGTTAAAAAAAGTGTGGTTGGTAAATTAATTGGATTGGAACTTCCTCGAGGTGTTCAAAAAGAATTGCTTGATAGAATGACTGATATCAGCattgaagataaattatttgaaccaccttcataa
- the LOC122860193 gene encoding transcription factor IIIA-like isoform X2 produces the protein MGHSESQNPDPSFEDGKSDKSMETNSDKSYRTTRSDRKRKLNDKKNEPTTKKQKNDNEKPFKCTIEDCDKSYGQSKSLKRHIMLKHSDYEKDLMDDNETIASSFDGTSVSSDINAIKKHKCTYDGCQAAFRRPSRLVWHIRQHTGERPFQCTFENCDKAYATGSHLKRHQQTHENLEKCIVCTDCPSTFKSLQNLKKHYSRVHDKESRKLCCNICEMRFRKKYKLDEHIAAHNGIYHECNKCGKHFKTLYFLNKHIACAHAKKTYKCPYEECGEIFDTWNARTVHKIDCSYAPRYPCTECTKVFKINSVLKKHMISHEEKDMVYPCPIDNCSKYYKERRNLNVHMANKHLEPKKYTCDYCNVVVTCKSSIRRHITSLHMSDRPSTSTATTSTDNNNNKKKRRDVGGVKKSVVGKLIGLELPRGVQKELLDRMTDISIEDKLFEPPS, from the exons ataaaaaaaatgaaccaacaacaaaaaaacaaaaaaatgataatgag AAACCATTCAAGTGTACCATTGAAGATTGTGATAAATCATATGGTCAATCAAAATCATTGAAAAGACACATAATGCTAAAACACAGTGACTATGAAAAAGATTTAATGGATGACAATGAAACAATTGCAAGTAGTTTTGATGGTACATCAGTATCAAGTGACATTaatgcaattaaaaaacataaatgtaCTTATGATGGTTGTCAAGCTGCATTTAGAAGACCATCAAGACTTGTTTGGCATATTCGACAACATACTGGAGAG CGACCTTTTCAATGTACATTTGAAAATTGTGACAAAGCATATGCGACAGGATCGCATCTGAAAAGACATCAACAAACACatgaaaatcttgaaaaatgCATTGT atGCACTGATTGTCCAAGTACATTTAAAAGTcttcaaaatttgaaaaaacattattcTCGTGTACATGATAAAGAATCAAGAAAATTATGTTGTAATATATGTGAAAtgagatttagaaaaaaatataaacttgatGAACATATTGCAGCACACAATGGAATATATCATGAGTGTAATAAATGTGgtaaacattttaaaacactatattttttaaataaacatatagcTTGTGCACATgctaaaaaaacatataaatgtCCATATGAAGAGTGTGGTGAAATATTTGACACATGGAATGCTAGAACAGTTCACAAAATAGATTGTTCATATGCACcaa gATATCCTTGTACAGAATGtacaaaagtatttaaaataaatagtgtTTTAAAAAAGCACATGATATCACATGAGGAAAAGGATATGGTTTATCCTTGTCCAATAGATAATtgttcaaaatattataaggagagaagaaatttaaatgttcACATGGCTAACAAACATTTGgaaccaaaaaaatatacttgtgaTTATTGTAATGTTGTTGTAACatgtaaatcatcaattagACGACACATAACAAGTCTCCACATGTCAGACAggccatcaacatcaacagcaacaacatcaactgataataataataataaaaaaaaacgtagagATGTTGGTGGAGTTAAAAAAAGTGTGGTTGGTAAATTAATTGGATTGGAACTTCCTCGAGGTGTTCAAAAAGAATTGCTTGATAGAATGACTGATATCAGCattgaagataaattatttgaaccaccttcataa